A single Candidatus Methylomirabilota bacterium DNA region contains:
- a CDS encoding 7-carboxy-7-deazaguanine synthase QueE, which yields MELQLRTLTGRIAEVFYSIQGEGATAGLPAVFVRLQGCSVGCRWCDTKYSWDPEGGRSGDVP from the coding sequence ATGGAGCTTCAGCTTCGGACCCTCACGGGCCGGATCGCCGAGGTCTTCTACTCGATCCAGGGCGAGGGAGCCACGGCCGGCCTCCCCGCGGTGTTCGTCAGGCTGCAGGGCTGCTCGGTCGGCTGCCGCTGGTGCGATACCAAGTACTCCTGGGATCCCGAGGGGGGACGCTCCGGCGACGTGCCC